GTCTCTGCTCAAGAGTGGCTCAAGGTATTGCAATGGCAAGGTGTGCAAGGATCACCTCGAAACTGGGGAAACTGAGTTAGCATGGGCCTGTACACATGCGAAAGGGAGGAGTGGTCAAGATGAAGTATACAGAGTTTCCTTAGCAGCGACAATTTATCATGTTTGGAGAGAAAGAAATACCAGGGTATTTCAACTAAAGCAACAACCTGTTGGGAGGATTGTTAAGTCGATCATACAAGAGGTACATATGAAGGGAAATGCTCATGCCGGGATGGCTAGATGGACGGAAAGTCACATTTTCTACCCCACCTAGGCAGCAACCTTAGAGCTTAGGACTGGATGAAGATGGTGCTACAGTTTGCTTTGTGATTTGTAAGGGTTGGTTAAGTAGTTGTGTAGTAGTACCCTGATGTGCTGGGGCAACTGTCCAGCGCtcagattttttttaaagaattttaTACTTCAACGTTCACGTtggtaataaaataaaattgtttatttaccaacaaaaaaaatattgaaactTCATGTTTCATACGTATCGAATTATCTATATTGAGGGGTTTATGTACAGTTTCTACTATTGCTAAACTTCATGTTTAATACGTATCTAATTATCTATAGTGAGGGTCTAATGTACAATTTCTATATTGCTATTACTAGAGTTATAAGGTGTCAATTTTCTGCTGTGTAACAATTGAGAGCCGACCACAAGGCCCCATAGAAATAAACAATACGAGTCATCCACGCCTTTCCAATTTCCATCACTCACTCCCTATAACGTGGACAAATCAAAACCGCTCATTTATTGACACGCGTGGCTAAGAGAATGGCCAACATGAAAGCCTCCGTCCACGTACCCGTGCTTTATATAGTAGCCAAACCTCATTTTTTTCAATATCCAACAGATATCAATTTCACCAAACAATCCAAAAGAATTTGTGGCCTACCAAAGTggaaagcaaaagaaaaaaaaaatgtcatcGGAAAGAGCTAAATCAACGAACCACTTGCGGGAGACAGATAACTCCGGCCTCAATTATGAAACTGAACTCACTCTCGGTTTACCCGGCGAATCAAGAAAGCAAATCTCCGGCACAAAACGTAGAACCTCCGACGTTACAGAATTAAGCCTAGGAAGTTCTAATAACTGCAAAGATGATCACTCAAAAAATGAAATCTCTACTGGAAGAGCCAAACCTCTTGCAAAGTAAGTCTTCAAACTCACTTCTTAGTTTCACCTTACCTGAATTTTTGCACCAGATTAAGGCCGTGCACTAggagcctatttggatgggcttatgcttataagctgcaaacagtttataagctaaaaaaaaataagttggataggtttttgacttataagctgaagcttataagttgttttagataagctaagtcaaatggatctaattatttttttgagcttattttaagcacaaaatgattttaagctgactagccaaacactaaaaaaaaaaaaaaaaaaaaaaaaaaaaaatagcttataagcaacttataagccaatccaaacgggctctagattTTAATGAAAATTTAATTGTTAATTATGATAATTCAGGACACAAGTAGTGGGATGGCCGCCTGTAAGATCATCCAGGAAGAACGTTATAGAAAAGTGCAAGTACGTGAAGGTGGCAGTTGATGGAGCTCCTTACTTGAGAAAAGTAGATCTGGAGATGTACGACAGTTACCTGAAACTGTTAAATGCTCTGCAAAAATTGTTTACTAATTGCTTAACTATCTGTAAGTATACAAACACGATGATCACAATTCATGTCTCAAAGTTTTCGGTCCTTTATTTTTATATGAGTATGCTTTTTGTCAATCAGGTAATTTTCAAAGTGAGAGCAAGCTTATGGACCTTACAAATGGTGTAGAATATGTACCAACTTATGAAGATAAAGATGGGGACTGGATGCTTGTTGGAGATGTTCCTTGGAAGtatgttttaattaaattttaatttgtctGTAGTTTCTCATGGAAATAGATTTTTAATTTTGCTaatcctttttctcttttttcttttcttttctatccAGAATGTTTGTTGATACGTGTAAGAGAATCAGGTTGATGAAGAGCTCGGAGGCTGTTGGATTAGGTAATCTAATTATTAAGTGCCTTCCACTTTCATTAATTAATTTGTTACTATGATTAGCTGTAGACCTGTAGTACTAactttttttgttattttttttgtgTAGCTCCAAGGACACCCGTGAAATCCTCGAGTACAAGTTAAATAAAGAAGCCTACGTCTCATCCTAATTACCCAAATTATATAACTGCATGTACAGATACTAATGGGGATTAAGGCTATTCCCCTATGCCTTACTTTAATTCTAGGAAAATAGGATAAGGAATATAATGAATAGATATTAGGCAATTATTTACGTATAAGTGTAATTTTGTACTATGAACCTTCCTGTGTGAGTGAAGAGGACCATTTTTGTTATTATTGTATTTGCGCGTATGTTTTTGTTGTCACAATTGTAGAAGAAGTAACCTATTTGTAATCTGGTACGATTTGTGTTAAAATGATAAAGTTGAATTGACAGATCTCCGACCTAAGAGAGCGACAGAGAAATGATATTTTCTTTTGATTAATTTTTTGTGTATATGTTAAAATCCAATTGATGATTATGATATTACTTCATGGAAACGGAGGTCATATTTGCTAAGATCTTTCTGAATAACATTCCCTGCAACTGCAAGTGTGTTGACAAAGAAGAACAAAACATTTGAACTTGGAACACACGTGTAAATGGTGACACTGACAATTTAGATAATAAATGAATGGGGCAAATGACCATATGTTGAGAGATCATCTAGTACGGTTCTAATGAGGATGCATGATCTTTGTTCGACATTATTTAGAAAGCTTGGATCTTTTCTTTTAAACATCCAATTTTCTCAAGGCAAAATACATTACAACCGCTTAAACTTGTGACGGCATCTCATTTAGACATTCAAAACTAATGTCTTTTTCAATTGAAAATCTAAACATATGATAAAATGTTTCTATCAGTTACTTTCTATTCAAATTTTTTGGAAAATTTATGTGCATGTTTTCAAGCACTCATTACGTGGATAAATTAACCAAATAAATTATGTCACCTTTTTTATTATACGCATTGACCTTAATAAGTCGTAAGTTCTTAGACCTGTTTCAattaaccacataaaatatgtcaCCCCTTTTATTATACGCATTGACCTTAATAAGCCGTAAGTTTTTAAGACCTGTTTTAATTGAggttgatgtgtataattaaagttCTTAGGCTTGTTCAACAAAAACATGTCAGTAGtttaagtgtctaaatggaatGTATTTGACAAATTTAAAGGGTCATCAATGTGTTCTGCCTTTTCTTGACTAAATTATGCTAACGAAAGTAAAGctaaatttgaaaaagaaaagaaagtggtGTTGACAAATTTTCCGGGAACCCGCCAAAAGGTCTTAGTTTCTTCCTGCTGCGATTAATAGAACTCCTTTCCTATTGATTTGTCCATTGCTCTACATAGTTTTTTATATACAGAAATGAATCACACCCCCTCAAATATTAGCATGCATGGTCCGAGCTTTATGTCCAATGTTCAATAATGAAGAAGGAGGTTTAGTTTTGTGGTGCATTACCAATATtgtttaagagcccgtttggattgacttataagttgcttataagctgttttcagtttttttgagtgtttggctggccagcttaaaatcattttgtgcttaaaataagctcaaaaaaataattgggcccatttgatttagcttatctaaagcagctgaaaacagcttataagccaaaaaaaaaaagttagactaccccaacttattttttttagcttataagctgtttgcagcttataggcataagcccatccaaacaggctctaagttatATGATCATTTCCCACATCAATAAAATATAAAACACTAAGgggtgtttggattgactttttaTAAGTAGTTTATACCTAACTTATGGCTTTTGACTTATtcttatacctttttttttttttgcctaaaATGAAAGTAAGTGCTTAAAGCACTTTTTATCTTTGTCAAAcaccacaaaaaaataaaaaaaagcttAAAAGTCAGTAAGcccttaaaataagccaatccaaacaccctTTAAATCTATAAAATAATACTGGTAGTTAATAGGGTCATTATGTTCAATTCAAATTATACGTAGGTGTAGGATATCTTTGTCGTAAGGTTTCAGGAAAAATAAGTACATGAACATGATAGCAATAGTATACACTGGCCACTTTTTCGTCATGTGTTCGAAACTAAATATTGCCTTGGAAATTCCAGGACTCCATGTTAGAGTTTCATTTATAGAACTTGAAACTCCATAGCAATGTGTATTTCTTTAATTACAAAAATTGAAAAACAACTATTTGTAATTTTACCTTTGAACACGTGTTACGTTGTTGGGTTGCATTTAGATGGAGTTTTGCTACTATATGGGTTTGGGCCTTGAAGTTTAGCTGTTAGAGAATCCCATTGAGGCTACTAGTTAGAACAGTGAACGGAGCTGGTGGGCCAAAAATAGCTATTTTTTGctcggattgtccttcatttggggtggtctttaatttttgtccttcaaattgctggtctttaaattttacccttcgcctaatactccgAAGTTGTGGATTCAaacccagctcagtaaaaaaaaaaaaaaaaaatcgcaaggcagaatttgcatgggcacaAGTAGAATTTTTGCCCAtgtaaattctgcctgaagggcaaaatttaaagaccaccattttgagggctAAAaaaaagaccacccccagcgaaggccaatcctgcaaattgccccaaAAATAGCCCATCCAAACTCTCCGGATCTTTAGAGTATGTGCTTATATGAGCTGAAACTTAAAcataaaaagttgaaaaagaagaagaagaagaagaattatcACGTGTACTCTTCCCCAAGGTATACATTTTGAACTTTTAGTTTGATAAGACTTATTAAGAATCTAACGATTGAATTCATCAAGTATAAATTCTAAATTTGTAATGCTAAGGAACCTGCTATCCAGCAAAGTGAATACTTGAGATGATAGTCTTTTAAAAGTGAAAGATAGGCTAAAAACGAGAGCGTCATAATACGATACCATTCAAAGATTTTAGTAAAAGAGAGATTTTTTGTTTGCAGTTACTTCAGAGTAACTAGAACAACTTTTTCCGCGGCTTGCACTTCATAtgaactggtctttaatttttgctccttaAATCGttgggtctttaatttttgtccctacttctcatttaatgaaaatttgtgctTCAAAGTACTCTTATTTGCTGGTCTACGAAACAAGAGATTTTGGGTTCTAACCCAGTAGAGTGAAAAGAAAAAACGCAAAGTAAGATTTTCATAGAAAttatgcctattcgggcaaagttacatagaaactatgccttttCCGGCATAATTTCTGTAGAATAACTTAGTTTCTACAAAACTATGCCAGAAGGCGTAGTTTCTATGTAATTTTGCtcgaataggcatagtttctatgtaactttgcccGAATAGTCATAGTTTCTATAAAaatcttgccttgcgaaattgtcttcttttttttttttttttactctgcttgGATTTGAACCCAGGATGTCAGGATATTTCCGGCTActttttttattacttaaagtgtcgaagggcaaaaattaaagatcggcgatttgagggacaaaaactaaagaccaccccaagatagggactatcgtgcaaattgccctaactagaaagaaaagaaaagttattTTACTTGAAATATTGTTTAAACTAATTTTCCAACATGTTATCATTATTTGAGGAATTTTAGTAGTGTAGTTGGTTAGGTACCTGAATTTTCACTTTAGTGGTGTGATTGATTTCCCATCTTTTAATTTCTATTTCATGACCCCTTTACAAAAAAACCTATTCCCCCAAAAAAAGTGGGGGAAGTCTATTATTTGAAAATtgttgtaaaatatatatatatatatatatatatatatatgaatgtccatatagcCTAGGTTTTTCACATGTCCTAAATAgaataggtacatgtacatttggtggcaagttacatgtacatttggtggcatgtatgaaatgaagaaaatgaagcaacacaagtttgattttaattcttggtgttgtcattgatgacttcatcaagagatttaccatctttataaatagatggt
The nucleotide sequence above comes from Lycium barbarum isolate Lr01 chromosome 3, ASM1917538v2, whole genome shotgun sequence. Encoded proteins:
- the LOC132633355 gene encoding auxin-responsive protein IAA1-like — its product is MSSERAKSTNHLRETDNSGLNYETELTLGLPGESRKQISGTKRRTSDVTELSLGSSNNCKDDHSKNEISTGRAKPLAKTQVVGWPPVRSSRKNVIEKCKYVKVAVDGAPYLRKVDLEMYDSYLKLLNALQKLFTNCLTICNFQSESKLMDLTNGVEYVPTYEDKDGDWMLVGDVPWKMFVDTCKRIRLMKSSEAVGLAPRTPVKSSSTS